The proteins below come from a single Camelus bactrianus isolate YW-2024 breed Bactrian camel chromosome 2, ASM4877302v1, whole genome shotgun sequence genomic window:
- the LOC141579395 gene encoding uncharacterized protein LOC141579395, whose amino-acid sequence MPGWCCFLMEPPACLSALRRRQHLSMSQHVSLLVFLLGVLTSQMKGVLGLSDESSNSSPGYRKSYYVVQMLPMQRLKEGPEDAYYMKAVPLLVVWPSSVFGAPDIIRPTAGTVAHSQPQPVPVIHRQSPSTLAPPLMGSTALRVPVLTLSTESKTSKRNGEASAPGNLGAYCGVSARFSLTPQVLTTPGLPRKGALHSTSFPTSSPTREPRGDM is encoded by the exons ATGCCTGGTTGGTGTTGCTTTCTGATGGAGCCTCCTGCCTGTCTTAGCGCGCTCCGGCGGCGGCAG CACCTCAGCATGTCCCAGCATGTGAGTCTTCTGGTCTTTCTCCTTGGAGTTCTCACCTCTCAGATG aAAGGGGTGCTTGGTTTGTCAGACGAGAGCAGTAACAGCAGTCCTGGGTACAGGAAAAGCTACTATGTAGTTCAGATGCTG CCAATGCAAAGACTGAAAGAGGGACCAGAGGATGCTTATTACATGAAGGCAGTGCCCTTGCTGGTTGTGTGGCCTTCCAGTGTCTTTGGAGCGCCAGATATAATTAGGCCCACTGCCGGCACAGTGGCCCACAGCCAGCCTCAGCCAGTGCCTGTCATTCATAGACAGAGTCCATCCACTCTGGCTCCTCCCTTAATGGGGAGCACAGCCCTGAGAGTCCCTGTCCTCACACTTTCCACAGAGTCCAAGACATCGAAGAGAAATGGAGAGGCCTCTGCACCTGGGAACCTGGGGGCCTACTGTGGTGTGTCAGCCAGGTTTTCCCTGACACCCCAAGTTTTGACCACTCCAGGGCTCCCCAGAAAGGGAGCACTTCACAGCACGAGCT